The Bos taurus isolate L1 Dominette 01449 registration number 42190680 breed Hereford chromosome 18, ARS-UCD2.0, whole genome shotgun sequence genome has a window encoding:
- the LOC107131323 gene encoding leukocyte immunoglobulin-like receptor subfamily B member 3 isoform X2, producing MRGSTMTLTFTALLCLEVLPKPSIRVDPGTMVAQGSPVTIWCQGSLLAEVYRLYKERSSVHWEAKAPQGSRNKAWFHFASSSSSDAGQYQCAYHSRNGWSQRSDSLPLVVTGVYRAPSLSAQPSPVVAAGGSVSLTCSSQYAVGTLHLLKEGGADPLRHKTSRSYGNQGREQAVFPVGPVTTSHGGIYRCYDAPSIQPYLWSHPSDPLHLQVTGLSRAPSLSAQPSSLVLAGDNLTLQCRSEAGFGSFALTKDEGLSPPLRLEGQRSPDFPLGRVSRAHGGQYRCYSGHNSYVWSAPSAPLDILIAGMHRKPSLSARPGASVPQGENVTLQCRSEVQSDTFHLSKEGSLAAPQHLRLQDPAPPVQANFTLRAVTSAHSGTYRCYSSHSTAPHLLSLPSDPLELQVSGSSRNELLPALESGSGLTWYLSVLIGVSVTFFLLLLVFLFLRHRGQDRHRKSAAAASVLEDRGQKTNSSPAADAPESLYCAVTEDAQPEHGRARDSQAATSEAPQDVTYAELDHSTSRQGVTAPSNWQPGEPPAEPSVYAALALH from the exons ATGAGAGGCAGCACCATGACCCTGACCTTCACCGCCCTTCTCTGCCTTG AGGTTCTCCCCAAACCCTCCATCCGGGTTGACCCAGGCACCATGGTCGCCCAGGGGAGCCCTGTGACCATCTGGTGTCAGGGGTCTCTGCTGGCTGAGGTCTACCGTCTGTATAAAGAGAGGAGCTCTGTACACTGGGAGGCTAAGGCCCCACAGGGCTCGAGGAACAAGGCCTGGTTCCACTTTGCATCCTCGAGCTCAAGTGATGCTGGACAGTATCAGTGTGCATATCACAGCAGGAATGGCTGGTCACAGCGGAGTGACTCCCTGCCCCTGGTGGTGACAG GAGTGTACAGGGCGCCCTCCCTGtccgcccagcccagccctgtggTGGCCGCAGGAGGCAGCGTGTCCCTCACGTGCAGTTCACAGTATGCAGTGGGCACTCTGCACCTGCTGAAGGAGGGAGGCGCTGACCCGCTCCGACACAAGACGTCAAGGAGCTATGGGAACCAGGGGCGGGAACAGGCTGTGTTCCCTGTAGGCCCCGTGACCACCTCCCACGGGGGGATCTACAGGTGCTATGATGCTCCCAGCATTCAGCCCTATCTGTGGTCGCACCCCAGTGACCCTCTGCATCTCCAGGTCACAG GCCTGTCCAGGGCGCCCTCCCTCTCCGCCCAGCCCAGCTCGCTTGTGCTCGCCGGAGACAACCTGACCCTCCAGTGTCGCTCAGAGGCCGGCTTTGGCAGCTTCGCTCTGACCAAGGACGAGGGGCTCAGCCCGCCCCTCCGTCTAGAAGGGCAGCGGAGCCCTGACTTCCCTCTGGGCCGCGTGAGCCGCGCCCACGGGGGCCAGTACAGATGCTACAGCGGACACAACTCCTATGTGTGGTCAGCTCCCAGTGCCCCCCTGGACATCCTGATTGCGG GAATGCACAGGAAACCCTCCCTCTCCGCCCGCCCGGGGGCCTCAGTGCCCCAGGGAGAGAATGTGACCCTGCAGTGTCGCTCTGAGGTCCAATCAGACACCTTCCATCTGTCCAAGGAGGGGTCGCTCGCTGCTCCCCAGCACCTTCGTCTGCAGGACCCGGCTCCACCCGTTCAGGCCAACTTCACCCTGCGTGCTGTGACCTCGGCCCACAGTGGGACCTACAGGTGCTACAGCTCACACAGCACCGCCCCCCACCTGCTGTCGCTCCCCAGCGACCCCCTGGAGCTCCAGGTCTCAG GAAGCTCCAGGAATGAGCTCCTCCCCGCCTTGGAATCAGGCTCGG GCCTTACATGGTACCTGAGTGTCCTCATCGGGGTCTCGGTGACCTTCTTCCTGCTGCTCCTCGTCTTCCTCTTCCTCCGACACCGGGGTCAGGACAGACACAGGAAGTCAG CGGCTGCAGCATCAGTGCTTGAGGACAGAGGCCAGAAGACCAA CTCCAGCCCGGCCGCTGACGCCCCGGAGAGCTTGTACT GTGCCGTCACAGAAGACGCACAGCCAGAGCATGGCAGAGCGCGGGACAGTCAG GCTGCCACATCTGAAGCCCCCCAGGATGTGACCTATGCTGAACTGGACCACTCAACTAGCAGACAGGGGGTGACTGCGCCCTCCAACTGGCAGCCAGGAGAGCCCCCAGCAGAGCCCAGCGTGTATGCCGCTCTTGCCTTGCACTAG
- the LOC107131323 gene encoding leukocyte immunoglobulin-like receptor subfamily B member 3 isoform X3: MRGSTMTLTFTALLCLGLCWGPWDQGQPEVLPKPSIRVDPGTMVAQGSPVTIWCQGSLLAEVYRLYKERSSVHWEAKAPQGSRNKAWFHFASSSSSDAGQYQCAYHSRNGWSQRSDSLPLVVTGVYRAPSLSAQPSPVVAAGGSVSLTCSSQYAVGTLHLLKEGGADPLRHKTSRSYGNQGREQAVFPVGPVTTSHGGIYRCYDAPSIQPYLWSHPSDPLHLQVTGLSRAPSLSAQPSSLVLAGDNLTLQCRSEAGFGSFALTKDEGLSPPLRLEGQRSPDFPLGRVSRAHGGQYRCYSGHNSYVWSAPSAPLDILIAGMHRKPSLSARPGASVPQGENVTLQCRSEVQSDTFHLSKEGSLAAPQHLRLQDPAPPVQANFTLRAVTSAHSGTYRCYSSHSTAPHLLSLPSDPLELQVSGSSRNELLPALESGSGLTWYLSVLIGVSVTFFLLLLVFLFLRHRGQDRHRKSAAAASVLEDRGQKTKLAPHRLPGAPSPPQHCSA; the protein is encoded by the exons ATGAGAGGCAGCACCATGACCCTGACCTTCACCGCCCTTCTCTGCCTTG GGCTGTGCTGGGGCCCGTGGGACCAGGGACAACCAG AGGTTCTCCCCAAACCCTCCATCCGGGTTGACCCAGGCACCATGGTCGCCCAGGGGAGCCCTGTGACCATCTGGTGTCAGGGGTCTCTGCTGGCTGAGGTCTACCGTCTGTATAAAGAGAGGAGCTCTGTACACTGGGAGGCTAAGGCCCCACAGGGCTCGAGGAACAAGGCCTGGTTCCACTTTGCATCCTCGAGCTCAAGTGATGCTGGACAGTATCAGTGTGCATATCACAGCAGGAATGGCTGGTCACAGCGGAGTGACTCCCTGCCCCTGGTGGTGACAG GAGTGTACAGGGCGCCCTCCCTGtccgcccagcccagccctgtggTGGCCGCAGGAGGCAGCGTGTCCCTCACGTGCAGTTCACAGTATGCAGTGGGCACTCTGCACCTGCTGAAGGAGGGAGGCGCTGACCCGCTCCGACACAAGACGTCAAGGAGCTATGGGAACCAGGGGCGGGAACAGGCTGTGTTCCCTGTAGGCCCCGTGACCACCTCCCACGGGGGGATCTACAGGTGCTATGATGCTCCCAGCATTCAGCCCTATCTGTGGTCGCACCCCAGTGACCCTCTGCATCTCCAGGTCACAG GCCTGTCCAGGGCGCCCTCCCTCTCCGCCCAGCCCAGCTCGCTTGTGCTCGCCGGAGACAACCTGACCCTCCAGTGTCGCTCAGAGGCCGGCTTTGGCAGCTTCGCTCTGACCAAGGACGAGGGGCTCAGCCCGCCCCTCCGTCTAGAAGGGCAGCGGAGCCCTGACTTCCCTCTGGGCCGCGTGAGCCGCGCCCACGGGGGCCAGTACAGATGCTACAGCGGACACAACTCCTATGTGTGGTCAGCTCCCAGTGCCCCCCTGGACATCCTGATTGCGG GAATGCACAGGAAACCCTCCCTCTCCGCCCGCCCGGGGGCCTCAGTGCCCCAGGGAGAGAATGTGACCCTGCAGTGTCGCTCTGAGGTCCAATCAGACACCTTCCATCTGTCCAAGGAGGGGTCGCTCGCTGCTCCCCAGCACCTTCGTCTGCAGGACCCGGCTCCACCCGTTCAGGCCAACTTCACCCTGCGTGCTGTGACCTCGGCCCACAGTGGGACCTACAGGTGCTACAGCTCACACAGCACCGCCCCCCACCTGCTGTCGCTCCCCAGCGACCCCCTGGAGCTCCAGGTCTCAG GAAGCTCCAGGAATGAGCTCCTCCCCGCCTTGGAATCAGGCTCGG GCCTTACATGGTACCTGAGTGTCCTCATCGGGGTCTCGGTGACCTTCTTCCTGCTGCTCCTCGTCTTCCTCTTCCTCCGACACCGGGGTCAGGACAGACACAGGAAGTCAG CGGCTGCAGCATCAGTGCTTGAGGACAGAGGCCAGAAGACCAA ACTCGCACCCCACCGCCTGCCCGGGGCTCCCTCACCGCCCCAACACTGCTCAGCCTGA
- the LOC107131323 gene encoding leukocyte immunoglobulin-like receptor subfamily B member 3 isoform X1, translating into MRGSTMTLTFTALLCLGLCWGPWDQGQPEVLPKPSIRVDPGTMVAQGSPVTIWCQGSLLAEVYRLYKERSSVHWEAKAPQGSRNKAWFHFASSSSSDAGQYQCAYHSRNGWSQRSDSLPLVVTGVYRAPSLSAQPSPVVAAGGSVSLTCSSQYAVGTLHLLKEGGADPLRHKTSRSYGNQGREQAVFPVGPVTTSHGGIYRCYDAPSIQPYLWSHPSDPLHLQVTGLSRAPSLSAQPSSLVLAGDNLTLQCRSEAGFGSFALTKDEGLSPPLRLEGQRSPDFPLGRVSRAHGGQYRCYSGHNSYVWSAPSAPLDILIAGMHRKPSLSARPGASVPQGENVTLQCRSEVQSDTFHLSKEGSLAAPQHLRLQDPAPPVQANFTLRAVTSAHSGTYRCYSSHSTAPHLLSLPSDPLELQVSGSSRNELLPALESGSGLTWYLSVLIGVSVTFFLLLLVFLFLRHRGQDRHRKSAAAASVLEDRGQKTNSSPAADAPESLYCAVTEDAQPEHGRARDSQAATSEAPQDVTYAELDHSTSRQGVTAPSNWQPGEPPAEPSVYAALALH; encoded by the exons ATGAGAGGCAGCACCATGACCCTGACCTTCACCGCCCTTCTCTGCCTTG GGCTGTGCTGGGGCCCGTGGGACCAGGGACAACCAG AGGTTCTCCCCAAACCCTCCATCCGGGTTGACCCAGGCACCATGGTCGCCCAGGGGAGCCCTGTGACCATCTGGTGTCAGGGGTCTCTGCTGGCTGAGGTCTACCGTCTGTATAAAGAGAGGAGCTCTGTACACTGGGAGGCTAAGGCCCCACAGGGCTCGAGGAACAAGGCCTGGTTCCACTTTGCATCCTCGAGCTCAAGTGATGCTGGACAGTATCAGTGTGCATATCACAGCAGGAATGGCTGGTCACAGCGGAGTGACTCCCTGCCCCTGGTGGTGACAG GAGTGTACAGGGCGCCCTCCCTGtccgcccagcccagccctgtggTGGCCGCAGGAGGCAGCGTGTCCCTCACGTGCAGTTCACAGTATGCAGTGGGCACTCTGCACCTGCTGAAGGAGGGAGGCGCTGACCCGCTCCGACACAAGACGTCAAGGAGCTATGGGAACCAGGGGCGGGAACAGGCTGTGTTCCCTGTAGGCCCCGTGACCACCTCCCACGGGGGGATCTACAGGTGCTATGATGCTCCCAGCATTCAGCCCTATCTGTGGTCGCACCCCAGTGACCCTCTGCATCTCCAGGTCACAG GCCTGTCCAGGGCGCCCTCCCTCTCCGCCCAGCCCAGCTCGCTTGTGCTCGCCGGAGACAACCTGACCCTCCAGTGTCGCTCAGAGGCCGGCTTTGGCAGCTTCGCTCTGACCAAGGACGAGGGGCTCAGCCCGCCCCTCCGTCTAGAAGGGCAGCGGAGCCCTGACTTCCCTCTGGGCCGCGTGAGCCGCGCCCACGGGGGCCAGTACAGATGCTACAGCGGACACAACTCCTATGTGTGGTCAGCTCCCAGTGCCCCCCTGGACATCCTGATTGCGG GAATGCACAGGAAACCCTCCCTCTCCGCCCGCCCGGGGGCCTCAGTGCCCCAGGGAGAGAATGTGACCCTGCAGTGTCGCTCTGAGGTCCAATCAGACACCTTCCATCTGTCCAAGGAGGGGTCGCTCGCTGCTCCCCAGCACCTTCGTCTGCAGGACCCGGCTCCACCCGTTCAGGCCAACTTCACCCTGCGTGCTGTGACCTCGGCCCACAGTGGGACCTACAGGTGCTACAGCTCACACAGCACCGCCCCCCACCTGCTGTCGCTCCCCAGCGACCCCCTGGAGCTCCAGGTCTCAG GAAGCTCCAGGAATGAGCTCCTCCCCGCCTTGGAATCAGGCTCGG GCCTTACATGGTACCTGAGTGTCCTCATCGGGGTCTCGGTGACCTTCTTCCTGCTGCTCCTCGTCTTCCTCTTCCTCCGACACCGGGGTCAGGACAGACACAGGAAGTCAG CGGCTGCAGCATCAGTGCTTGAGGACAGAGGCCAGAAGACCAA CTCCAGCCCGGCCGCTGACGCCCCGGAGAGCTTGTACT GTGCCGTCACAGAAGACGCACAGCCAGAGCATGGCAGAGCGCGGGACAGTCAG GCTGCCACATCTGAAGCCCCCCAGGATGTGACCTATGCTGAACTGGACCACTCAACTAGCAGACAGGGGGTGACTGCGCCCTCCAACTGGCAGCCAGGAGAGCCCCCAGCAGAGCCCAGCGTGTATGCCGCTCTTGCCTTGCACTAG
- the MBOAT7 gene encoding lysophospholipid acyltransferase 7 isoform X2, whose protein sequence is MSPEEWTYLVVLLISIPIGFLFKKAGPGLKRWGAAAVGLGLTLFTCGPHTLHSLVTILGTWALIQAQPCSCHALALAWTFSYLLFFRALSLLGLPTPTPFTNAVQLLLTLKLVSLASEVQDLHVAQRKEMASGFSKGPPLGLLPDVPSLMETLSYSYCYVGIMTGPFFRYRTYLDWLEQPFPGAVPSLRPLLRRAWPAPLFGLLFLLSSHLFPLEAVREDAFYARPLPARLFYMIPVFFAFRMRFYVAWIAAECGCIAAGFGAYPVAAKARAGGGPTLQCPPPSSPEMAASLEYDYETIRNIDCYNTDFCVTVREGMRYWNMTVQWWLAQYIYKSAPARSYVLR, encoded by the exons ATGTCGCCCGAAGAATGGACTTATCTAGTGGTTCTTCTTATCTCCATCCCCATCGGCTTCCTCTTTAAGAAAGCTG GACCTGGGCTGAAGAGATGGGGGGCGGCAGCCGTGGGCCTGGGGCTCACGTTGTTCACCTGTGGCCCCCACACTTTGCATTCTCTGGTCACCATCCTTGGGACCTGGGCGCTCATTCAGGCCCAGCCCTG CTCCTGCCACGCCCTGGCCCTCGCCTGGACCTTCTCCTACCTGCTTTTCTTCCGCGCGCTCAGCCTGCTGGGCCTGCCCACTCCCACGCCCTTCACCAACGCCGTCCAACTGCTGCTGACACTGAAG CTGGTGAGTCTGGCCAGTGAAGTTCAGGACCTGCACGTGGcccagaggaaggaaatggcCTCGGGCTTCAGCAAGGGGCCCCCCTTGGGGTTGCTGCCGGACGTGCCCTCTCTGATGGAGACCCTCAGCTACAGCTACTGCTACGTGGGAATCATGACAG GCCCGTTCTTCCGCTACCGCACGTACCTGGACTGGCTGGAGCAGCCCTTCCCGGGGGCCGTGCCCAGCCTGCGGCCCCTGTTGCGCCGTGCCTGGCCGGCCCCGCTCTTCGGCCTGCTCTTCCTGCTCTCATCACACCTCTTCCCGCTGGAGGCCGTGCGCGAGGACGCCTTCTACGCCCGCCCGCTGCCCGCCCGCCTCTTCTACATGATCCCCGTCTTCTTCGCCTTCCGCATGCGCTTCTACGTGGCCTGGATTGCCGCCGAGTGCGGCTGCATTGCCGCTGGCTTCGGGGCCTACCCCGTGGCCGCCAAAGCCCGGGCCGGGGGCGGCCCCACCCTCCAATGCCCACCCCCCAGCAG TCCGGAGATGGCGGCTTCCCTGGAGTACGACTATGAGACCATCCGCAACATCGACTGCTACAACACAGACTTCTGCGTGACAGTGCGGGAGGGCATGCGGTACTGGAACATGACGGTGCAGTGGTGGCTGGCGCAGTACATCTACAAGAGCGCTCCCGCCCGCTCCTACGTGCTCAGGTGA
- the TSEN34 gene encoding tRNA-splicing endonuclease subunit Sen34 isoform X1 gives MLVVEVANGRSLVWGAEAVQALRERLGVGGRTVGALPRGPRQNSRLGLPLLLMPEEARLLAEIGAVTLVSAPRPDPRQHSLALASFKRQQEQGFQEQSTLAAEARETRRQELLEKITEGQAAKKLKLEQESGTSGSQEAGGKQAAEENEASAGQAAGEHEEAHEGSSPQPGPSNGVAPLPKSALLIQLATARPRPIKARPLDWRVQSKDWPHAGRPAHELRYSIYRDLWERGFFLSAAGKFGGDFLVYPGDPLRFHAHYIAQCWAPEDPIPLQDLVSAGRLGTSVRKTLLLCSPQPDGKVVYTSLQWASLQ, from the exons ATGCTGGTGGTGGAGGTGGCGAACGGCCGTTCCCTGGTGTGGGGGGCCGAGGCCGTGCAGGCGCTGCGGGAGCGCCTGGGCGTGGGGGGCCGCACGGTGGGCGCCCTGCCCCGCGGGCCCCGCCAGAACTCGCGCCTGGGCCTCCCACTGCTGCTGATGCCTGAGGAGGCGCGACTGCTGGCCGAGATCGGTGCAGTGACCCTGGTCAGCGCCCCGCGCCCGGACCCCCGTCAACACAGCCTG GCACTGGCATCCTTCAAGCGCCAGCAAGAGCAGGGCTTCCAGGAACAAAGCACTCTGGCAGCTGAGGCCCGAGAGACCCGTCGTCAGGAGCTACTAGAGAAGATTACAGAGGGCCAGGCTGCGAAGAAGCTAAAGCTGGAACAGGAATCAGGGACCAGTGGGAGCCAGGAGGCCGGTGGGAAGCAAGCTGCCGAAGAGAATGAGGCCAGTGCTGGCCAGGCTGCTGGAGAGCATGAGGAAGCACATGAAG gctcctctccccagccAGGGCCTTCAAATGGAGTGGCCCCCTTACCGAAGTCTGCTCTGCTCATCCAGTTGGCCACTGCTCGGCCGCGGCCCATCAAGGCTAGGCCCCTGGACTGGCGTGTCCAGTCCAAAGACTGGCCCCACGCTGGCCGCCCTGCCCATGAGCTTCGCTACAGCATCTACAGAGACCTGTGGGAACGAGGCTTCTTCCTCAGTGCGGCCGGCAAGTTTGGGGGTGACTTCCTGGTCTATCCCG GTGACCCGCTCCGTTTCCACGCTCACTACATCGCCCAGTGCTGGGCTCCAGAGGATCCCATACCACTCCAGGACCTGGTTTCGGCTGGCCGCCTGGGCACCAGTGTCAGAAAGACGCTGCTGCTTTGCTCCCCGCAGCCCGATGGTAAGGTGGTCTACACGTCCCTGCAGTGGGCCAGCCTGCAGTGA
- the RPS9 gene encoding small ribosomal subunit protein uS4 isoform X1 produces the protein MPVARSWVCRKTYVTPRRPFEKSRLDQELKLIGEYGLRNKREVWRVKFTLAKIRKAARELLTLDEKDPRRLFEGNALLRRLVRIGVLDEGKMKLDYILGLKIEDFLERRLQTQVFKLGLAKSIHHARVLIRQRHIRVRKQVVNIPSFIVRLDSQKHIDFSLRSPYGGGRPGRVKRKNAKKGQGGAGAGDDEEED, from the exons ATGCCGGTCGCCCGGAGCTGGGTTTGTCGCAAAACCTATGTGACCCCGCGGAGACCCTTCGAGAAGTCCCGCCTCGACCAAGAGCTGAAGCTGATCG GCGAGTATGGGCTCCGGAACAAACGTGAGGTCTGGAGGGTCAAATTCACCCTGGCCAAGATCCGAAAGGCTGCCCGGGAGCTGCTGACGCTGGATGAGAAAGACCCGCGGCGTCTGTTCGAAG GTAATGCCCTGTTGCGGCGGCTCGTCCGTATCGGGGTGCTGGATGAGGGCAAGATGAAGCTGGATTACATCCTGGGCCTGAAGATTGAGGATTTCTTGGAGAGACGCCTGCAGACCCAGGTCTTCAAGCTGGGCCTGGCCAAGTCCATCCACCACGCCCGTGTGCTCATCCGCCAGCGCCACATCAG GGTCCGCAAGCAGGTGGTGAACATCCCGTCCTTCATCGTGCGCCTGGACTCGCAGAAGCACATCGACTTCTCCCTGCGCTCCCCCTACGGCGGGGGCCGCCCGGGCCGCGTGAAGAGGAAGAACGCCAAGAAGGGCCAGGGCGGGGCTGGAGCCGGCGACGACGAGGAGGAGGACTGA